ACGACCGCGACCTCCTCAACCGCGCCGTCAACTCGATCGTCCACCTCGACCAGCAGAAGCTCACCTTCTGGCGCGGCGGCTACGACCAGTTCGAGCGCCAGCGCAGCGAGCAGCTGGAGTTGCAGGAGAAGAGCCGGGTCAAGCAGGAGGCACAGCGCAAGCACCTGCAATCCTTTGTCGACCGGTTCCGCGCCAAGGCGTCGAAGGCGCGCCAGGCGCAGTCGCGCATCAAGGCGCTGGAGAAGATGAAGCCCATCGCCGCGCTGATGAACGATACGGTCAAGCCGTTCAGCTTTCCGGAGCCGGTAAAGACCGTCGCCTCGCCGATCATCGCGATGGACGGCATCAGCGTCGGCTACAAGCCCGGCCACCCTGTGCTCAAGCGGCTCGGCCTGCGCATCGACGCCGACGACCGCATCGCCCTGCTCGGCGCCAACGGCAACGGCAAGTCGACTTTCGCGAAGCTCCTGTCGGCACGGCTGGAACCCGACAGCGGCACGATGACGGTGGCGCCAGGCCTCAAGGTAGGCATGTTCGCGCAGCACCAGCTCGACGACCTGAGGCCCGAGGAGAACGCCTACGAGCATGTCCGCCGGATGATGCCGGACGCGCCGGAATCCAAGGTGCGCGCGCGGGTCGCGCAGTTCGGCCTGACGACGGAAAAGATGAACACGGCCGCTAAGGACCTTTCGGGCGGCGAAAAGGCGCGTCTGCTGATGGGCCTTTCGGCCTTCGAGGGCCCGAACCTGTTCATCCTCGACGAGCCGACCAACCACCTCGACATCGATTCTCGCGAGGCGCTGATCCACGCCCTCAACGATTTTCCGGGCGCCGTCATCCTGATCTCGCACGACCGTCACCTGATCGAGGCGACCGCCGACCGGCTGTGGCTGGTGAAGGACGGGCTGGTCAAGCCCTTCGACGGCGACATGGCCGACTATCGGCGCGAGGTCGTCGGCGATTCAGCCGACCGGCGCGACCGCCGCGAGGCGGACAAGGCCTCGAAGGCGGATCGCCGCCGCGAGGCCGCGCAGCGGCGCGCCGCGCTGGAACCGCTCGCCAAGCAGATCAAGGCGACGGAGGCGCTGATCGAGCGAATCCGCAAGCGGCTCGACGGCATCGAGGACCAACTCGCCGATCCGACTCTCTACGAGAGGGACCCGAAGGCCGCGACCCAGCTTTCCAAAGAGCGGTCGGACCTCGCCCATGCGCTCTCGGGCCATGAGGACACGTGGCTGACGCTGTCGACGGAATACGAAGAAGCGATGGCGGAGTAGAGACTTCCGTCAGAAGGTTGTTCCGTTCGTCCATGAGCCTGCGGCGTCGCCACGGAGTGCGATAGTCACTCGGGCAGCCTGATCGCTGCCCGCTTGTCCGCAGGTGGTTCGCGGCGTTATTCTGGACGGTTAGCGAGCCTGGCCCCCGGCGCGCGCCGGGAGAGCTGGCGACGCGCGGAGGCCTATCATGAAAATCGCTTCGATACTCGCAATCTCTTGCTTCGGATTCTGCGGAATCGTCTCGTATGCCTCGGCGGAGAATGTGCACCAAATGGTCACTCCCGGCGATGTCAAATGGGGGCCGGCTCCCAAAATGCTGCCTGCCGGCGCACAAGCTGCGGTCCTGTTCGGCGACCCGACCAAGGAAGGCTTGTTCGCACTTCGGCTCAAACTACCCGCCGGCTATGCGATCGCGCCTCACACCCATCCTGCGGATGAGGTGGTGACGATCATATCGGGCGCGACCAACCTCGGCATGGGAAAAACCGCCGACCGGAGTGCGACGAAGGCGCTCCCTGCGGGCAGTTTCTTCGCCCTCCCACCAGAGACGCCGCATTTCGTCTTCTTCGATGAGGAAACCGTCCTCCAGGTGAACACGAATGGTCCGTGGGGGCTCAAGTACATCAACCCGGCTGATGATCCCCAAAAGTCGCAATAGGGAGCAACCGGGCTGCAGGCCATTGGCCTTGCCAGCCGACACAGTGCGCGGAAGCAAGATCGCCGGAGATGTCTGAACGCGATTGCGCTCAACGATCGCCCGCGTTCCTGCCCCACCGCGGCGGCGGGGGCTGCGAGTTCGGGTTTTGCGGTGGGCCGCCGCGCCTGCGCCGACTCGCCGCAACGAGGCCGATGAAACCGACCGCCATCAGCGCAAAGCCCAGCGGCTGCGCGCGCGGGTCGAGCATCGCGGCGTCGGACCGCAGCACGACATCGACCGAGCGCATGTTGATGGCATCGGCATCGCCGGGCCCCAGTGTGAAGGTGTAGATGCCGGGCGCGACCGGGTCGATGAGACCGGCCTCAGCGCGGAAGATCTTGTCGCTGGTCTGCGGGCTGACCTCGCGCGGCGACGCGGAATTGTGAAACGACAAGGTGTCGGCAATCACCGTGCGGCCGCCGGTCGCCGCCGTGATGGTCAGCACGGTCCGGTCCTGCTCGAAGGTAGGTGTGCCAAGCGCAGTCAAGTCGACCAGCACGCGCACCGGCGCGTCCGCCTCGGCCAGGGGCGCATCGAAAGACCGGAACCCGGACGCCCTGTCGTAAGCCCGCCACGTACCGATCAGATCGCCGGAGAAATTGTGCACGTACCACGGATAGCCGACGCCGACCGCCGCGCCCGACAGCAAAACCAGTAGGAAGACGAAGCGCATCAGGCCTGCCGCTCCCAGCGGCCGCCGGATGTCTGCTGCCAGTAGGTGACCGCATGCCCGGCCGCCCTGGTCTCCTTCCAGTGACGCCGCGCAGCTTCCAGCTGCGCCGCGTCATGGCCGTCGAACATGAACACCGCGCGCTCGTATGGCGTGAGGTCAGGCGGCGAAGCCCCGTCGACGATGAACCGGATCTTCGCGTCGTTCAGGTTCGAATCGGCCGTCGTCAGCAGGACCGCCTGGTCGGCCGGATGTGCGTCGCGATCGGTCCCGTGAGCCAGAAAAGAATCGTCGCGATAGGTCCACAGATGGATATCGAGCGCATCGCGACGCTCTTCGCTGCCCGCCTGCACCACGACGTTCCAGCCGCGCTGCAGGCTCTTCTCGAGCAGCGGAGGCAGCGCCTGCTCCAGCGTCGATTCGGTCAAATGGTAGAAAAACGCCTCGGCCATCAGGATTCGTAGTTGTCGCGAACGAGCCTGTCGAGCAGGCGCACGCCAAACCCGCTCGCCCAGGACTGGTTGATCTCGCTGGCCGGCGCCGCCAGCGCAGTGCCCGCGATGTCGAGATGCGCCCATGGCGTGTCCTTGACGAAGCGCTGCAGGAACTGGGCCGCCGAGATTGCGCCGCCGTGGCGTCCGCCGATGTTCTTCATGTCGGCGTTCTTGCTGTCGATCAGCTTGTCGTACTCGGGGCCAAGGGGCATGCGCCAGACGCGTTCCTGGGTCGCCAGGCCTGCCGCCGTCAGCTTGCCCGCAAGGGCGTCGTCGTTGGAGAAAAGACCTGCGTGATGCTGGCCCAGCGCCACCATGATAGCCCCGGTGAGGGTCGCCAGGTCGATCATCGCCTTCGGCTTGAACTTTTGCTGGCAGTACCACATGGCGTCGGCCAGAACGAGCCGCCCTTCCGCATCGGTGTTCAGCACCTCGATGGTCTGACCCGACATGGAGGTGACGATGTCGCCCGGCCGCTGCGCGTTGCCGTCGACCATGTTCTCGACGCAGCCGATGATGCCGATCACGTTTGCTTTGGCCTTGCGGGCCGCGATCGCGTGCATGGCGCCCACCACCGCAGCCGCGCCGCCGACGTCGCCGCGCATGTCCTCCATGCTGGACGCCGGCTTGATCGAGTTGCCGCCGGTGTCGAACACCACGCCCTTGCCGACGAAGGCGACCGGCGGTTCATTGGCGTTGCCGCCGCGCCACTGCATGACCGCCAGGCAGGGCGGCCGAACAGAGCCCTGGTTGACACCCAGCAGCGCCCCCATGCCGAGTTTCTTCATCTCCTTCTCGCCGAGAATTTCGACCTTCACCCCGAGCTTCGTGAGTTCTCTTGCGCGCTCGCCGAACTCCACCGGCCCCAGCATGTTGGCCGGTTCGTTGACGAGGTCGCGCGCGAGGTCGACGCCGTCCGCGAGGCCCTCCAGCACGACGAAGGCGCGCTTCGCCTGCGTGGGCTCGGCACAGAGGATGGTGAACTTCGGCCGCTTGGAGGCGTCTGCCTTGCCGGCCGAATCGTTCCTGGTCTTGTACTTGTCGAAGCCATAGGCGCGCAGGAGCATGCCCGCCGCCAGGTTCGCGGCTTCGACGCCGGAAACCGCCCGGCCGTCCAGATCGAGCACGATGGCGCACTCGCCGGCCCGGCGGAAGTGGCCGGAGATGACCCCGCCCAGCTTCATCCAGGCAAACTCATCGAGCGCCTCCGGATCTCCCACGCCCACCGCGACGATGCTGTCGAGGTCGGAACCCGCTGGCGCGAGCACATCGACGACAGCGCCGAACTTGCCGGAGAATTCGGCGACGCCGAAGGCGCGCGTCAGGGCAGCGGCGGTGTCCAGATCCTTCGCCAGCGGTCCGAGCTTCGCCTTCTGGGCCGCAAGCACGAGGACGCTTCCCTTCTTCGGGACCGTCATGCCCGCGAATTTGACTGATGGCCTGTTCTTCATGATCTCCCGCTCCGCCCGATGGGTCGCCTGGCTCCGACTCTTGGTCGAACGGCAGTGATTGGCAAGCGCGCGCGTCAAAATTGCGGACCGTCAAGATGGACCGACTGTTGATAACCGGGGTGCGCCAAAGCGCTGCAGCGCAGTATCCACAGGGCGCCGTTAACCAACTTTGTTGGCCATTTATTAGGTGATGACCCAGACAATTTGAACGAAGCTGACGCGGCGGCCGATAGTTACGAACTGGAAACCGGTTGTGCCTCGGGCGGCGGGACACTACGTTGCGCGCCAACGCGTGACCAGCCGAAACGAGCATCCACGGATTCAATGAAGATCATTGAACGCTATATATTTCGTCGGGCGTTCGTGGTTTTTGCCGCGGCCCTCGGCTGGACGCTGGCGATCGTCTGGACGACGCAGGTGCTCGAGCGCATCGACCTGGTCACCACGAACGGGCAATCGGTACTCTCCTTCCTCGAGCTGGCGACGCTGATCCTGCCTTCGGTGGCGCCGATGGTCATGCCCTTCGCCGTGGCGCTCGGCGTCTCGCAGACGCTGTCGGTGATGAACACCGATTCGGAGCTGGTCGTCATCAACGCCTCGGGAAGCTCGCGCACCACCGTCATCAAGCCGATGCTGCTGCTCGGGCTCGCGGTCAGCCTCGTCTCCTTCGTCGTCGACAACGCCGTCGACCCCTATGCCCGCCAGCGCGCGCGTGAACTCGTCGCGGAAGCGCGCGCCGACCTGCTGTCCACGATCATTCAGGAGGGCACCTTCCGCAAGGTCGAGGACGGGCTCTATTTGCAGATCGGCGAACGGCTCGCCAACGGCACGTTGGGTGGCATTTTCGTTGCCGATTCAAGGGACCCGGAGGTTGAGCTCGCCTATTATGCGAAGAACGGGCGGGTCGCGCGCCTCGGCAATCAGGATGTGCTCCTCATGCAGGATGGCGTCGTGCACCGGAAGCGCCCGGGCAGCGACGTCTCCGTCGTGCGGTTCGAGACCTACGCGTTCGACCTGTCGCTCTTCGCGCCGCAGGACCAGGTGATCGTGATGTATCCGAAGGACCAGACGATCCCCTACCTGCTCAATCCCGATCCCAACGACTACCAGTTCAAGCGCAATCCACAGCAGTTCCGGGCCGAGTTGCATCGTCGATTCGCTGAATGGACGTACCCGCTGATCTTCGCCCTCATCGCAGTCGCGGTGGCAGGCGATGCGCGCTCTCACCGGGAGGCCCGCATCCATCCCACTCTGACGGTGCTGACGCTCGCACTGCTCGTGCGATGGGCTGGCTTCATCGTCGCCAACGAGGCGCATACGACTGCCTGGCTCGTCCCGTTCATATACGGCGTGCCGATCATCACCGCCGCCATCTGCATCCGCTTCATTCTTGCGAATCGAACGCTGGAACTCCCACAGGCCTTCACCGAGCGCTCGGCCGGACTGCTGCGCAGTTGGATCGACCGGATCGATTCCCTGAGGAAGCGCTTGCGGCGCAATTCGCACACTGCGGAGGGCGGCGTCTGATGGGATGGACTCTCGGAAGATATCTGTTCCAGCGCTACGTCGTCATCACGATTTGGCTGTTCCTCGGCATGTTCGCGCTGGTCTTCATCATCGACTTTGCCGAGTTCTCGACCCGGATGTCCGGTCTGCCGGACTTCTCCTTCATCAAGACGCTCGGCATCGTCGCGCTCCGCGTGCCGATGTTCATGCTCCAGACGGTGCCGTTCGTGGCTCTGTTCTCGGCGATGGCGCTGCTGGTTTCGCTCAACCGGCGCTCCGAACTGGTGATCACGCGCGCCGCCGGCATCTCCGTCTGGCAGTTCCTGCTGCCGCTCGGCGTAGCGGCCTTCCTGCTCGGCATCATCATGATCGTCGCCTTCAATCCGCTGGCGGCGGCAGGTCTCGCGCGCTCGCAGATGTACGAGGCCGACATGAAGGCCACGGACCCCAAGCGGGCGGGCGCGACCGTGCCCTGGATCCGCCAGAAGACCGACGACACCGACACCATCATCGGAGCCCAGGCCTCCCTCAACCAGGGGATGGAATTGGCCGGCGCCAGCTTCTTCCGTATCGATTCGGACGGCAACATCTTCGAGCGGCTGGACGCCAGCCGTGCCTATCTCCGGGACGGCTATTGGGAACTCGTCGACGTCGACCGGTACAAGGACGGCGTTCAGGAAATGAACATCCCGGACCTGCAGATTCCCACGAATCTGCGTGAGGAGTTCGTACAGGAGCGGCTGGCGCGTCCCGAAACGATTCCACTTTTCGAATTGCCGTCGAAGATCGAGGTCGCACAATCGTTCGGGTTGCGCGCCAATGCCTTCTCGATGCAATTGCACTCCCTGCTGGCGCTGCCTCCCCTGTTGGTGGCGATGACGCTTATCGCGGCCACCGTGTCGCTTAAATTTACGAGGCTAGGACAATCCGTTCCTTTGATTCTGGGTGGCGTAGTCGCCGGCTTTCTGCTTTATGTCGTATCGGTTTTGGTCAAAGCGTTCGGGACCTCGGGGATTGTCCCTCCGGTCGTGGCGGCATGGTTTCCGGTCGTGGTGGCAATCTTTCTCGGTGTGACATTCCTGCTCTACAGGGAAGACGGCTAGTGGGCTCGGTGTCAGCCCTCCGTCAGCGGCCGCGGCGTCTGTCGCGCCTGCTGGGTGCCACAGCGCTCGCCTGCGTACTGGCATATGTCGCAGCGCCTCTTCACGCGCAGAACCTGGCGCTCGAGCAGAACGTTCCCGAAAACTCGCAGTTGCTGCTCGAAGCGGACACGCTGGTCTACGATCAGGACCTTTCGACGGTCACCGCAGTCGGCGGCGTTCGCCTCGAATACGGCGGCAATCGCGTTGTGGCCGAGAAGGTCATCTACAACAGCGAGACGGGCCGCCTGCTGGCTACCGGCAAGGTCGAGATCGTCGATCCCGAAGGGACGAAATTCTACGCCAGCGAGATCGACATCACCGACGATTTCGGCGACGGCTTCGTCAACGCCCTGCAGGTCGTGACCACGGACAAGACCTATTTCGGCGCTGAGAGCGCCGAGCGGCGCAGCGGCGTCCTCACCACCTTCAACAACGGCGTCTACACGGCCTGCGCACCCTGCGAGGACAAGCCCGACAAGGCCCCCATCTGGCGAATCAAGTCGCAGAAGATCATCTGGAACGGCAAGACCAAGATGATCCGCTTCGAGAAGCCGCGTTTCGAAATGTGGGGCATGCCGATCGCGCTGCTGCCCGCATTCGAGATCCCGGATCCGTCGGTCAAGCGCAAGTCGGGCTTCCTGCTGCCCGGCCTCGCCTACAAGTCCGACCTCGGCTACGGCGCCTACATCCCGTACTACTTCGCGCTGTCCCCAACCTATGACCTGACTGTAACCGGCACCGGCTACTCGGAGCAGGGTTTCCTCGGCGAGGCCGAGTGGCAGCAGCGCTTCAACAACGGCCAGTACAACCTCAAGATGGCGGGGATCTACCAGGCCGATCCTGAGGCGTTCGATCCAAACACCGTGGACCGCGGCAAGCCGGATGATCTCAACCGCTTCCGCGGCATGATCGGCAGCAAGGGCGACTTCGTCCTCAACCCGCGCTGGAGCTTCGGCTGGAACGCACTGGCGCAGACCGACAAGGACTTCGCCTATACATACGGCATCGCCGGGTTCGACAACTATGTGTTCCGCTCGGAGACCTACCTGACGGGTCTCAACGACCGCAACTTCTTCGACCTTCGCGCCATGAAGTTCGACGTGCAGGAAGACGTCTTCAACGGACGCGACGAGAAGCAGCCATTGGCGCTGCCGACCTTCGACTATGCCTATACGCCGGACGAGCCCATCGCTGGCGGCGAGATCAACATCGACGTCAACGCACGCACCCTCTACCGTGATACGCAGGACGTGGCGCTGACCGCGCCGGTCGTGCGCGGAGTCGACGGATGGAGCGGCCGCATGACCGCCGAGGCCGAATGGCGCCGGTCGATCGTCGGTCCCGGCGGCCTTGTGGTCAGCCCGCTGCTTCAGATGCAGGGCGACGCAATGTACTCTGATGTCGCCAACATATCGGTGGCGAGCATCGACATCATGGGCAGGGAGCTCGGCGTCGCGGCGGACGTGCGCTCGGCGCTCTATCGCTACATGGCGACCGCAGGGCTCGACGTGCGCTGGCCCGTGCTGTTCTCGACGACGAGCTCGACCCATGTGCTCGAGCCGGTCGCGCAGGTCTTCGCCCGGCCGGATGAGCCCTATAGCGACGAACTGGGGATCATCAACGAGGACGCCCAGAGCTTCGTCTTCGACGCCACCACGCTGTTCGAGCGCGACAAGTTCTCCGGCTATGACCGCATCGAAGGCGGCACGCGGGCGAATCTCGGCGTGCGCTACTCCGGCTCATTCGCCCACGGATGGACCACGAACGGCATTTTCGGCCAGTCCTACCAGCTCGCGGGACGCAATTCCTTCGCCTCCCCGGACCTGGTCAACGCCGGCGCATTTTCGGGCCTGGAAACCGAGACCTCGGACTATGTCGGCCTGATCGGCTTCGGCACGCCCTTCGGCCTGTCGGCGTCGCTGAGCGCCCGCCTCGACGAGGAGACGTTCGACATCCGCAGGACCGAGGTCAGGGCCGGATATGTCGCCGACCGCTTCTCCATCAACGCAAAGTATGCGTTCATCGAGGCGCAGCCCCTTTACGGCTTCGCCGTCGACCGGGCAGAGGTCTCTGGCGGTGCGTCGGCCAAGATCGGCGAGAACTGGCGCGTCTTTGCGTCGGCGACCTTCGACGTCGAGAACGAGCGCATGCTCAACCGCGGCGTTGGCGTCTCCTACGCCGACGAGTGCTTCACCTACCTGATGACAGTTTCGCAGTCGATCAACCGGGTCAGCGAGGAAACTTCCACCAGCATCGGCTTCAATCTTTCCTTCCGCACTCTTGGCGATATCGGGGCTGGGATATAGACAACAGTCCGACTGACATGCTTTCGCCGCATAAGGGTGGCACCCGAACACTTTGGTGTGGCCGGATGGGAATGGGGAAGATCTGGATGTTTTCGCCGCGAATGCTAGGATTTGCAGCAGCAGTCGCCGTGCTGACGGCGAGTGCTCACCTGCCGATGGGCATGGATCTAGTCGGCGTCGCTCAGGCGAGCGAGATCAAATACGTCGTCAACAACATCCCCATCACCAGCTACGACATCCAGCGACGCGCCGCCTTCATCCGCCTGCAGCGGGGCAAGGGCAACGCATCCGACCAGATGATCGAGCAGACGCTGCGCAACGCCGAAGCCGCGCGCCTCGGCATCAAGGTGACTGACGAGCAGGTGGACACCGCCTACGCGCGCTTCGCCAAGGACAACAAGATGCCGCTCGATGCGCTGGACAAGATCTTGGGGCAGGCCGGCGTGACCAAGTCGCACTTCAAGGAATACATCCGTTCGCAGATGGCCTGGAACCAGGCGCTCGGCGCCCGCCACCGCTCGACCGGCGCTGGCGGCGGAGCCGGCCCGGGCGCCAAGGGCGGATCCCGCGAGCAGAACCTCGTCCGTCAGATGCTCCAGAGGGGCGGCGAAAAGCCAAAGGCAACGGAATACATGCTGCAGCAGGTGATCTTCGTGGTGCCTGCCGGGCAGCGCGGCGATATCGCCAAGCGCAAGCGCGAAGCCGAGGCCATGCGCATGCGCTTCCGCAGCTGCGAGACGACCCGCAGCTTCGCCAAGGGCCTGATCGACGTGACCGTGCGCGATCTCGGCCGCGTGCTCGAGCCGCAGTTGCCGGCGGACTGGGCCGAGCCGATCAAGGCGACCAAGAGTGGCGCGGCCACGCCGGTGCGCCAGACGGAACGTGGGATCGAGTTCATCGGAATCTGCAGCGCGCGCGAGGTATCGGACGACCGCGTGGCGGAGCTGGTGTTCCAGGCCGAATCCAGCAAGGGCGCCAACGCCGACGAGCTCAGCAAGACCTACACGCAGGAATTGCGCGAGAAGGCGAAGATCGTCGAACGCTGACGCACTCCTCCGCCCTGCTCCCATAGATGGCTGATCACGCAAAACCTCTCGCGGCGACGGTCGGCGATCCTGCGGGCGTCGGCCCGGACATCGTGCTGGCCGCATGGGCGCAGCGGCAGCAGGCCGGCATTCCCCCCTTCTATGTGATCTGCGACCCGGATTTCCTGGTGGACCGGGCGGCCGCGATGGGGCTTGCGGTGCCCATCGCCTCGGTCATGCCGTCCGAAGCGACGTCGACATTCGAGCAGGCGTTGTCCGTCGTTCCGCTCGGCGCCCGCTTCAGCCGGCAGACAGGGCGCGCCGACCAGGCCGACGCCAAGGGAATCGTCGCGGCCATCGACCGTGCGGTCGAGGACGTCGTGACAGGCGTTGCCGACGCGCTGGTCACCGGCCCCGTCGCCAAGAAGTCGCTCTACGACGCGGGCTTCGACTTCCCCGGCCACACGGAATACCTTGCGCATCTGGCCGAGGCCTGCACCGGCGCGCCTGCCTTCCCTGTCATGATGCTGGCGGGCCCCGAGCTTCGCGCCGTACCGGTCACGATCCACGTGCCGCTGGCTGCCGTGCCGGGCCTGCTGACGCAGGATCTGATCGTGCAGACAGTGCGCATCACCCACAACGACCTGCGTCGCCGCTTCGGCCTCGCCAGGCCGCGGCTTGCTGTCTCCGGACTTAACCCTCACGCCGGAGAGAGCGGCGCCATGGGCCGGGAGGACGTCGACGTCATCGCGCCCGCGATCGAACAACTGCGCTCCAGCGGAATCGAAGCGTTCGGTCCCCTGCCCGCGGACACCATGTTCCATCCCCAAGCCCGCGCCGCCTACGACGCCGCCATCTGCATGTATCACGACCAGGCGCTGATTCCCGCGAAGGCGCTCGCGTTCGACGAGACGGTCAACGTGACGCTGGGGCTGCCCTTCATTCGCACCTCGCCGGACCATGGCACCGCCTTCGACCTCGCCGGCAGCGGCAGGGCGCGGCCCGACAGCTTTTTTGCCGCGCTGAGGCTGGCGCGCCAACTCGCCGACCGCCAAGCGGCCGCTTCATGAGCATCGACGGCCTGCCGCCCCTGCGCGAGGTGATCGAGCGCCACCAACTCGCCGCCAAGAAGTCGCTCGGCCAGAACTTCCTGCTCGACCTCAACCTGACGGGTAAGATCGCGCGTGCGGCAGGCGACCTTTCAAACGTCACCGTCGTCGAGGTCGGTCCAGGACCCGGTGGTCTCACCCGCGCGCTGCTGCTGCACGGCGCACGCAAGGTCGTCGCCATCGAGCGGGACGAGCGCTGCCTGGCGGCGCTGGAGGAAGTCTCGGCGCACTATCCCGGACGGCTCGAGGTCATCCCCGGCGACGCCCTGAAGACGGATTTTCGCGAGATCGCCGGCTCCGGTCCGGTCAAGATCGTCGCCAACCTCCCCTACAATGTCGGCACCGAACTGCTGGTGCGCTGGCTTACCGTCGACGAGTGGCCGCCGCTCTACATGTCCATGACGCTGATGTTCCAGCGCGAAGTGGCCGAGCGCATCATCGCGAAGCCGCGAAGCGACGCCTACGGCCGTCTCGGAGTCCTGGCCGGTTGGCGCACGGAAGCCGGGATCGCCTTCGACGTGCCGCCGCAGGCCTTCGTGCCGCCGCCAAAGGTGACGTCCTCGGTGGTACATCTCGTGCCCCGCGCCGAGCCGCTGCCGGCCGACGTCCGCACGCTTGGCCGCATCACGGAGGCGGCGTTCGGGCAACGCCGCAAGATGCTCCGCCAGAGCCTGAAGCCGGTCGGCGGCGAGCGCCTGCTCGAAGCCACCGGCATCGATGGCACGCGGCGCGCTGAGACGCTGAGCGTCGCCGAGTTCGTGGCGCTGGCGAACGCATTTCGAGGATAGCGATCGCCCTCTGGGCGTCGCTGCCGGCCCTTACATACAGGCGAGTATCGATGAA
This portion of the Mesorhizobium shangrilense genome encodes:
- a CDS encoding peptidylprolyl isomerase, which produces MFSPRMLGFAAAVAVLTASAHLPMGMDLVGVAQASEIKYVVNNIPITSYDIQRRAAFIRLQRGKGNASDQMIEQTLRNAEAARLGIKVTDEQVDTAYARFAKDNKMPLDALDKILGQAGVTKSHFKEYIRSQMAWNQALGARHRSTGAGGGAGPGAKGGSREQNLVRQMLQRGGEKPKATEYMLQQVIFVVPAGQRGDIAKRKREAEAMRMRFRSCETTRSFAKGLIDVTVRDLGRVLEPQLPADWAEPIKATKSGAATPVRQTERGIEFIGICSAREVSDDRVAELVFQAESSKGANADELSKTYTQELREKAKIVER
- the pdxA gene encoding 4-hydroxythreonine-4-phosphate dehydrogenase PdxA, with amino-acid sequence MADHAKPLAATVGDPAGVGPDIVLAAWAQRQQAGIPPFYVICDPDFLVDRAAAMGLAVPIASVMPSEATSTFEQALSVVPLGARFSRQTGRADQADAKGIVAAIDRAVEDVVTGVADALVTGPVAKKSLYDAGFDFPGHTEYLAHLAEACTGAPAFPVMMLAGPELRAVPVTIHVPLAAVPGLLTQDLIVQTVRITHNDLRRRFGLARPRLAVSGLNPHAGESGAMGREDVDVIAPAIEQLRSSGIEAFGPLPADTMFHPQARAAYDAAICMYHDQALIPAKALAFDETVNVTLGLPFIRTSPDHGTAFDLAGSGRARPDSFFAALRLARQLADRQAAAS
- the rsmA gene encoding 16S rRNA (adenine(1518)-N(6)/adenine(1519)-N(6))-dimethyltransferase RsmA; its protein translation is MSIDGLPPLREVIERHQLAAKKSLGQNFLLDLNLTGKIARAAGDLSNVTVVEVGPGPGGLTRALLLHGARKVVAIERDERCLAALEEVSAHYPGRLEVIPGDALKTDFREIAGSGPVKIVANLPYNVGTELLVRWLTVDEWPPLYMSMTLMFQREVAERIIAKPRSDAYGRLGVLAGWRTEAGIAFDVPPQAFVPPPKVTSSVVHLVPRAEPLPADVRTLGRITEAAFGQRRKMLRQSLKPVGGERLLEATGIDGTRRAETLSVAEFVALANAFRG